The Desulfuromonas versatilis genome has a segment encoding these proteins:
- a CDS encoding 5-formyltetrahydrofolate cyclo-ligase: MPKKSIRGRMLAQRRHLAAETCFAQSLHIQQNLLDTPEFAAARSVALYSPVYNEVFTEELFHAACRAGKRVAYPRVRGEVLEFLEVPAIGDLRPGAFGILEPVGSAALEVAQLDLLVVPGVAFDEGGYRLGYGKGFYDRVLHGCQNRGILVGLCFKFQLVSSLPVETHDIGMDMLVTEEQVLRFGANARPRTRGYQ, translated from the coding sequence ATGCCCAAAAAGTCCATTCGGGGGCGCATGCTGGCCCAGCGCAGGCACCTGGCGGCCGAAACCTGCTTTGCCCAGAGCCTGCACATCCAGCAAAACCTGCTGGACACGCCCGAGTTCGCCGCGGCCCGCTCGGTGGCGCTCTACAGCCCGGTCTACAACGAGGTCTTTACCGAAGAACTGTTTCACGCTGCGTGCCGCGCCGGCAAGCGGGTGGCCTATCCCCGGGTGCGGGGAGAGGTTCTCGAGTTTCTTGAAGTCCCGGCCATCGGCGATCTCAGGCCCGGCGCTTTCGGTATCCTGGAGCCGGTGGGGAGCGCCGCGCTCGAGGTGGCTCAGCTCGATCTGCTGGTGGTGCCCGGGGTAGCCTTCGATGAGGGAGGTTATCGGCTCGGTTACGGAAAGGGCTTTTACGACCGGGTTCTGCACGGATGCCAGAATCGCGGCATCCTGGTCGGCCTCTGTTTCAAGTTCCAGCTGGTTTCGTCCTTGCCTGTTGAAACCCACGACATCGGGATGGATATGCTGGTAACAGAAGAGCAGGTTTTGCGGTTCGGGGCCAATGCCCGTCCCCGGACTCGCGGATATCAATAA
- the rny gene encoding ribonuclease Y, translated as MKIEIALILIAVALGAGALVGALLRRKSAESRLANAEQASAQIIEEAKKEADTIRKESLIQAKDAVLEAKSEWEKESRELRREIQAQEKRLLQKEENLDRRTTQVDAKEEEQVKRDKALMQQEERLRGREKDVESLVAEQAARLESISGMSAEEAKSQLMQNMESEARHDAAKRIKQIEDEARESADKKAKEILALAIQRYAGDFVAEKAVSVVPLPNDEMKGRIIGREGRNIRAIEAATGIDLIIDDTPEAVIISGFNPVRREVARIALERLIADGRIHPARIEEVVNKATQEVDEAIREAGEQATFDVGVHGIHPEIIKLIGRLRYRTSYGQNVLQHSLEVAFLCGIMASELGLNVKQAKRAGLLHDIGKAVDHEIEGSHAVIGADLARKYGESPKIVHALAAHHEDEKPETILAVLVQAADALSGARPGARREMLETYVKRLEDLERIGTSFVGVTSCFAIQAGREIRVMVSSEEVSDAQSHVLARDIARKVEDEMTYPGQIKVNVIRETRAVEYAK; from the coding sequence TTGAAAATAGAAATCGCACTGATCCTGATTGCCGTCGCCCTGGGTGCCGGCGCGCTGGTCGGGGCCCTGCTGAGGCGCAAGTCCGCGGAAAGCCGCCTTGCCAACGCCGAGCAGGCCTCTGCACAGATAATCGAAGAGGCCAAAAAGGAGGCCGACACCATCCGCAAGGAGTCGCTCATCCAGGCCAAGGACGCGGTCCTCGAGGCCAAGTCTGAATGGGAGAAAGAGTCGCGGGAGCTGCGCCGGGAAATCCAGGCCCAGGAGAAGCGACTGCTGCAGAAAGAGGAGAACCTCGACCGCCGGACCACCCAGGTTGATGCCAAGGAGGAGGAGCAGGTCAAGCGGGACAAGGCCCTGATGCAGCAGGAGGAGCGACTCCGGGGGCGGGAGAAGGATGTTGAGTCGCTGGTGGCCGAGCAGGCGGCCCGCCTCGAGAGCATCTCCGGCATGAGTGCCGAAGAGGCCAAGAGCCAGCTGATGCAGAATATGGAGAGCGAGGCCCGGCACGACGCCGCCAAGCGCATCAAGCAGATCGAGGACGAGGCCCGGGAGAGCGCCGACAAAAAGGCCAAGGAGATTCTCGCTCTGGCCATTCAGCGCTATGCCGGGGACTTCGTCGCCGAAAAGGCCGTCAGCGTCGTACCGCTTCCCAACGATGAGATGAAGGGGCGCATCATCGGCCGCGAAGGGCGCAACATCCGCGCCATCGAAGCGGCCACCGGCATCGACCTGATCATCGACGACACCCCCGAAGCGGTGATCATCTCGGGTTTCAACCCGGTGCGCCGCGAAGTGGCGCGCATCGCCCTGGAGCGGCTGATCGCCGACGGCCGCATCCATCCGGCCCGAATCGAAGAGGTGGTCAACAAGGCCACCCAGGAGGTCGACGAGGCTATCCGGGAGGCCGGGGAGCAGGCGACCTTCGACGTCGGGGTGCATGGCATCCATCCGGAGATCATCAAGCTGATCGGCCGGCTCAGATACCGCACCTCCTATGGGCAGAACGTGCTCCAGCACTCCCTTGAGGTCGCCTTTTTGTGCGGCATCATGGCCTCCGAGCTGGGCCTCAACGTCAAGCAGGCCAAGCGTGCCGGGCTGCTGCACGATATCGGCAAGGCCGTCGACCACGAAATTGAAGGCTCGCATGCGGTGATCGGTGCCGACCTGGCCCGCAAGTACGGCGAGTCGCCCAAGATCGTTCACGCACTGGCCGCCCACCACGAGGATGAGAAACCCGAAACCATTCTGGCGGTTCTGGTGCAGGCCGCCGATGCCCTGTCGGGGGCCCGGCCGGGCGCACGCCGCGAGATGCTCGAGACCTACGTCAAACGTCTCGAAGACCTGGAGCGGATCGGCACCTCCTTCGTTGGTGTGACCAGTTGCTTCGCCATCCAGGCCGGGCGCGAAATCCGGGTCATGGTTTCCAGCGAAGAAGTTTCCGACGCCCAGTCCCACGTGCTTGCTCGGGACATCGCCCGCAAGGTCGAGGACGAGATGACCTACCCGGGGCAGATCAAGGTGAACGTCATCCGCGAAACCCGGGCGGTGGAATACGCGAAATAG
- a CDS encoding TIGR00282 family metallophosphoesterase: MRLNILFIGDIVGRTGRMALASRLDRLVDRHLVDLVVANGENAAAGFGLTMDIARELYDLGVHVITSGNHIWDKKEILGYLPAQKRLLRPANYPAGTPGRGCGVFQTAAGIKVGVINLEGRVFMNNLECPFREADRLVEQLRAETPIILVDFHAEATSEKMALGCYLDGRVSAVVGTHTHVQTADEHIMPGGTAYISDAGMTGSRDAVIGIRKELAIEKFLTQMPVRFEVGKKDPVLCGVLFSVDEQTGRAIAVQRIKEEIE; the protein is encoded by the coding sequence ATACGGTTGAATATTCTGTTTATAGGCGACATCGTCGGCCGGACCGGGAGGATGGCCCTGGCCAGCCGGCTGGACCGGCTGGTCGATCGGCATCTGGTCGACCTGGTGGTGGCCAACGGCGAAAATGCCGCCGCAGGTTTCGGGCTGACCATGGACATCGCCCGCGAACTCTATGACCTGGGGGTGCATGTCATCACCTCCGGCAATCATATCTGGGACAAGAAGGAAATCCTCGGCTACCTTCCGGCGCAGAAGAGGCTGCTGCGCCCCGCCAACTACCCCGCCGGTACTCCCGGCCGCGGCTGCGGGGTTTTTCAGACGGCCGCGGGGATCAAGGTCGGGGTGATCAACCTGGAGGGGCGGGTGTTCATGAACAACCTGGAGTGCCCGTTCCGCGAAGCCGACCGGCTGGTCGAGCAGTTGCGGGCGGAAACGCCCATTATCCTGGTGGATTTTCACGCCGAGGCAACCAGCGAGAAGATGGCGCTGGGCTGCTACCTCGACGGGAGGGTTTCGGCGGTGGTCGGTACTCACACCCATGTCCAGACCGCCGACGAACATATCATGCCGGGCGGGACCGCCTATATCAGCGACGCCGGCATGACCGGCAGCCGGGATGCCGTAATCGGCATCCGCAAGGAACTGGCCATCGAAAAATTCCTGACCCAGATGCCGGTGCGCTTCGAGGTGGGGAAAAAAGATCCGGTGCTGTGCGGAGTGCTGTTTTCTGTCGATGAGCAGACCGGCAGAGCCATCGCCGTGCAGCGCATCAAGGAAGAGATCGAATAG
- the tyrS gene encoding tyrosine--tRNA ligase, which translates to MKSVQEQMDIIRRGAVEILVESELEEKLAASIKTGVPLRIKAGFDPTAPDLHLGHTVLIQKLKQFQDLGHEVCFLIGDFTGMIGDPTGKNETRKPLTREQVLQNAETYKEQVFKILDPQKTRVVFNSTWMGPMSASDLIGLAARYTVARMLERDDFHKRFTGQQPIAIHEFLYPLVQGYDSVALKSDVELGGTDQKFNLLVGRELQRQEGQRPQSILTMPLLEGLDGVNKMSKSLNNYIGITEPPKEIYGKTMSISDELMVRYYELLSDVDLATLEKIRNGVAGQPAGAHPMESKKALARELVARFHGAEAARQAEEDFVQQFKQKEIPDDIPLLKMPSSGPVWICRLLTDAGLTSSNGEARRMVVQGGVKIDGEKVGDADLEVAARGEVVVQVGKRRFARIVFGGN; encoded by the coding sequence ATGAAATCGGTTCAGGAGCAGATGGACATCATCCGACGCGGAGCCGTCGAAATTTTGGTCGAGTCGGAGTTGGAGGAGAAGCTCGCGGCCTCCATCAAGACCGGTGTGCCGCTGAGGATCAAGGCCGGTTTCGATCCCACGGCTCCGGACCTGCACCTTGGCCACACCGTGCTGATCCAGAAATTGAAGCAGTTTCAGGATCTTGGTCACGAGGTCTGTTTTCTGATCGGCGATTTTACCGGGATGATTGGTGATCCCACCGGAAAGAACGAGACCCGCAAGCCGCTCACCCGCGAGCAGGTTTTGCAGAATGCCGAAACCTACAAGGAGCAGGTATTCAAGATCCTCGATCCGCAAAAAACCCGGGTGGTCTTCAACAGCACCTGGATGGGGCCCATGTCGGCGTCGGACCTGATCGGCCTGGCGGCCCGCTACACCGTGGCGCGCATGCTCGAGCGCGACGATTTCCACAAGCGCTTCACCGGCCAGCAGCCCATTGCCATCCACGAGTTTCTCTATCCCCTGGTCCAGGGGTACGACTCGGTCGCCCTCAAGTCCGATGTGGAGTTGGGAGGGACCGACCAGAAGTTCAACCTGCTGGTGGGCCGCGAGCTGCAGAGGCAGGAGGGGCAGCGGCCCCAGAGCATCCTGACCATGCCCCTGCTCGAAGGGCTCGACGGCGTCAACAAGATGAGCAAGTCCCTGAACAATTACATCGGCATCACCGAGCCCCCAAAAGAGATATACGGCAAGACCATGAGCATCTCCGATGAGCTGATGGTGCGTTACTATGAACTGCTCTCCGATGTCGACCTCGCCACCCTGGAGAAGATTCGTAACGGCGTCGCCGGCCAGCCGGCAGGCGCCCACCCGATGGAGAGCAAAAAGGCCCTTGCCCGCGAACTGGTGGCCCGCTTCCATGGCGCCGAAGCCGCCCGCCAGGCCGAGGAGGATTTCGTCCAGCAGTTCAAGCAGAAGGAGATCCCCGACGATATCCCCCTGCTGAAAATGCCTTCCTCCGGGCCCGTCTGGATCTGCCGCCTGCTGACCGACGCAGGGCTGACTTCCTCCAATGGCGAGGCCCGCCGCATGGTGGTCCAGGGCGGGGTGAAAATCGACGGCGAAAAGGTGGGCGATGCCGACCTGGAAGTCGCCGCCCGGGGCGAGGTCGTCGTGCAGGTCGGCAAGCGCCGTTTTGCCCGAATCGTGTTTGGAGGAAATTAA